One Parageobacillus sp. KH3-4 genomic region harbors:
- a CDS encoding nitrate reductase subunit alpha: MNKKPSPLLRKLKYFGKSEKTAGHAEVSPYGRDSEKVYRRRWQHDKVVRTTHGVNCTGSCSWRVHVKDGIIAWETQQTDYPTTGPDMPEYEPRGCPRGASFSWYTYSPLRVRYPYVRGPLLKLWREALKQEGDPVSAWKSIVEDPKKTKRYKSARGKGGFIRANWDEVNTLIAASLIYTIQKYGPDRIFGFSPIPAMSMVSYAAGARFLNLIGGAMLSFYDWYADLPPASPQIWGEQTDVPESSDWFNSSYMIVWGSNLPQTRTPDAHFYVEARYRGTKVVAVSPDYAEFVKFADNWLPIHPGMDGALAMAMTHVILKEFYVDRQTDYFINYVKRYTDLPFLVTLKKHGDHYAADRFLRASDIGMPLRYAEWKTVVWDEKSQTFSVPNGTIGHRWENNRKWNLQLNDMDNKRIGIAPALTFLGKEDDIVTIKIPHFEVEKKMVLERGVPVKAIKKNGNTLYVTTVFDLLLAKTGVSRGLPGDYPVDYNDPKPYTPAWQEAITGIDRNTAAQIAREFAQNAIDSKGRSMIVMGSGINHWYHSDAIYRAILNLVLLTGSQGVNGGGWAHYVGQEKVRPLEGWQTIAMARDWGGPPRLQNGTSFFYFVTEQWKYEDQKMDEHISPLFDQPRYQHGGDYNYLAARLGWLPSYPQFNTNSITLVEKANAKTNEEAIQYVVNEIKQGKLTFAIENPSDPINFPRVMFVWRANLIGSSAKGHEYFLKHLLGTHHANLSGQNDELKTSEIVWDEDAPEGKLDLMVNIDFRMNGTGLYSDIVLPAATWYEKYDISSTDMHPFVHPFNPAIAPPWEAKSDWDFFKGLAKTFSEMAKHYFSAPVKDVVATPLLHDTRDEIAQPFGIVNDWKDGASDPVPGVNFPHLHIVERDYAEVYNKFVALGPAVREQIGAKGLSWDAKEEYKWLLDTAGSSSLTEPYKDCPSLLTDRDAAEAILALSSATNGSLALKAWGEMERKTMQKLKDLVEERAEEHITFQAITSQPRQVLTTPVFSGSETGNRRYSPFTTNVERLIPWRTLTGRQHFYLDHELMLEFGEELPTFKAPLRKLAFYERDHRPKVSGKEIALRYLTPHYKWSYHSTYWDTLPMLTMFRGGPHVWMNKDDAEEAGIADNDWIEMYNRNGVVVARAVVSHRLPRGVAFMYHVQDRYINVPGSPISKLRGGTFNSPTRIHVKPTQMIGGYAQLSYGFNYYGPTGNQRDEQVIIRKLKKEEVNWLED, translated from the coding sequence ATGAACAAGAAACCTTCACCGCTGTTACGAAAGCTAAAGTATTTTGGCAAATCCGAAAAAACCGCTGGCCATGCCGAGGTATCGCCGTATGGCCGCGATTCGGAAAAAGTGTACCGCCGTCGTTGGCAGCATGACAAAGTAGTTCGTACAACCCATGGAGTGAATTGTACCGGTTCCTGCAGCTGGAGAGTGCATGTGAAAGACGGAATTATTGCTTGGGAAACACAACAAACGGACTATCCGACAACAGGTCCGGATATGCCGGAATATGAACCTCGAGGCTGCCCAAGAGGAGCAAGTTTTTCTTGGTATACATATAGCCCACTAAGAGTTCGCTATCCATATGTGCGCGGACCGCTTTTAAAGCTATGGAGGGAAGCGTTAAAGCAAGAAGGCGACCCTGTTTCTGCATGGAAATCGATCGTGGAAGACCCTAAAAAGACAAAACGGTATAAAAGCGCACGCGGGAAAGGAGGATTTATCCGCGCGAATTGGGATGAAGTCAATACGCTGATTGCCGCTTCCCTGATTTACACCATTCAAAAGTACGGTCCGGACCGCATTTTCGGCTTTTCTCCTATCCCAGCGATGTCGATGGTGAGTTATGCAGCCGGTGCGAGATTTTTGAATTTAATCGGCGGGGCGATGCTTAGTTTTTATGATTGGTATGCCGACCTTCCGCCTGCTTCCCCGCAAATATGGGGAGAACAGACGGATGTTCCCGAGAGCTCCGATTGGTTTAACTCTAGCTATATGATTGTATGGGGATCGAACTTGCCGCAGACGCGTACTCCGGATGCCCATTTTTATGTAGAGGCGCGCTACCGGGGAACGAAAGTTGTCGCTGTGAGCCCAGATTATGCGGAGTTTGTCAAATTTGCCGACAACTGGCTTCCTATTCATCCAGGAATGGACGGGGCGCTGGCGATGGCCATGACGCACGTTATTTTAAAAGAATTTTATGTCGATCGGCAAACGGATTACTTTATAAATTATGTAAAAAGATATACGGATTTGCCGTTTTTAGTCACGCTTAAAAAACATGGAGATCATTATGCGGCAGACCGCTTTTTACGGGCAAGCGATATCGGCATGCCGCTTCGTTACGCGGAATGGAAAACGGTCGTATGGGATGAAAAGTCGCAGACCTTTTCCGTGCCAAACGGAACGATTGGACATCGGTGGGAAAATAACAGGAAGTGGAATTTGCAGCTCAACGACATGGACAATAAACGAATCGGCATCGCCCCGGCATTAACGTTTTTAGGAAAAGAAGATGATATTGTTACGATTAAGATTCCGCATTTTGAAGTAGAGAAAAAGATGGTGCTGGAACGCGGCGTTCCTGTAAAAGCAATCAAGAAAAACGGAAATACGCTGTATGTAACGACCGTTTTCGATTTATTGCTGGCCAAAACTGGTGTTTCCCGCGGGCTGCCAGGTGATTATCCTGTCGATTATAATGATCCGAAACCGTATACGCCGGCATGGCAGGAAGCGATTACTGGCATTGATCGAAACACGGCGGCGCAAATCGCGCGCGAATTTGCGCAAAACGCGATCGATTCGAAAGGTCGTTCGATGATTGTCATGGGCTCAGGCATCAACCATTGGTATCATTCCGATGCTATCTACCGTGCGATTTTAAACCTTGTTTTGTTAACGGGTTCGCAAGGAGTAAATGGTGGAGGATGGGCGCATTATGTCGGACAGGAAAAAGTACGGCCGCTGGAAGGCTGGCAGACGATTGCGATGGCGCGCGACTGGGGAGGACCGCCGCGTCTGCAAAACGGAACATCGTTTTTCTATTTTGTAACGGAGCAGTGGAAATACGAAGATCAAAAGATGGACGAGCATATTTCCCCATTGTTTGATCAGCCGCGTTATCAGCATGGCGGCGACTATAACTATTTAGCGGCTCGTTTAGGATGGCTTCCGTCTTACCCGCAATTTAACACAAACAGCATCACGTTAGTGGAAAAGGCGAACGCAAAGACAAACGAAGAAGCGATTCAATATGTGGTCAATGAAATCAAACAAGGGAAATTAACGTTTGCAATCGAAAATCCGTCCGATCCGATCAACTTTCCGAGAGTGATGTTTGTCTGGCGCGCCAATTTGATCGGCAGCTCGGCAAAAGGCCATGAATATTTTTTAAAACATTTGTTAGGGACACATCACGCGAATTTAAGCGGACAAAACGATGAGCTAAAGACGAGCGAAATCGTTTGGGATGAGGATGCACCCGAAGGAAAGCTCGATTTAATGGTAAACATCGATTTTCGCATGAACGGAACAGGGCTGTATTCTGATATCGTCCTCCCGGCAGCCACATGGTATGAAAAATACGATATCAGCAGCACCGATATGCATCCGTTTGTGCATCCGTTTAATCCAGCGATTGCCCCGCCGTGGGAAGCAAAATCGGATTGGGATTTCTTTAAAGGACTAGCGAAAACATTTTCGGAAATGGCGAAACACTATTTTTCTGCGCCAGTCAAAGATGTCGTGGCAACGCCGCTTTTGCATGATACACGAGATGAAATTGCCCAGCCGTTTGGAATCGTGAACGATTGGAAAGACGGAGCGAGCGACCCGGTTCCGGGGGTGAATTTTCCGCATCTTCACATCGTGGAAAGGGATTATGCTGAAGTGTACAACAAATTTGTGGCACTCGGCCCGGCGGTTCGGGAACAAATCGGAGCAAAAGGGCTCAGCTGGGACGCCAAAGAAGAATACAAATGGCTGCTTGATACGGCTGGTTCTTCCTCGCTGACAGAGCCGTATAAAGATTGCCCAAGCTTGTTGACCGACCGTGACGCAGCGGAGGCGATATTGGCGTTATCGAGCGCGACAAACGGTTCGCTGGCTCTGAAAGCTTGGGGAGAGATGGAAAGAAAGACGATGCAAAAGCTAAAAGATTTAGTGGAAGAACGAGCGGAAGAGCACATTACGTTCCAAGCGATTACATCACAGCCGCGTCAAGTGTTGACGACTCCTGTATTTAGCGGGAGCGAAACAGGAAACCGGCGGTACTCCCCGTTTACGACCAATGTCGAGCGGCTCATTCCATGGCGGACGTTAACGGGAAGGCAACATTTTTACCTTGACCATGAGTTAATGCTGGAGTTTGGAGAGGAATTACCGACGTTTAAAGCACCATTGCGAAAACTGGCTTTCTATGAACGGGACCATCGTCCGAAGGTGAGCGGCAAAGAAATTGCGCTCCGCTATTTAACGCCGCACTATAAATGGTCGTACCATAGCACTTACTGGGATACGCTGCCGATGTTAACGATGTTTCGCGGCGGGCCGCATGTATGGATGAATAAAGACGACGCAGAGGAAGCAGGCATTGCCGATAACGATTGGATTGAAATGTATAACCGCAACGGCGTTGTCGTCGCACGGGCGGTTGTCAGCCACCGGCTGCCGCGCGGAGTAGCGTTTATGTATCACGTGCAAGACCGTTATATTAATGTTCCGGGCTCGCCAATCAGCAAACTTCGCGGCGGAACGTTTAACAGCCCGACGCGAATTCATGTAAAACCGACACAAATGATCGGCGGTTATGCGCAATTAAGCTATGGCTTCAATTATTATGGTCCAACGGGAAACCAACGGGATGAACAAGTCATCATTCGCAAACTTAAAAAAGAGGAAGTGAACTGGCTTGAGGATTAG
- the modB gene encoding molybdate ABC transporter permease subunit, translated as MTEFWSPVWLSIKVAFVSEVIVFFFGIVIAKWMARRRFRGKIVIETLLMLPLVLPPSVVGFLLIILFGKNSVIGKGIEALFHAPIMFTWYAAVIASSVVSFPLMYQSAKAGLEAIDEMIEGAARIDGANEYQVFWHISIPLAKRALISGAVLAFARSLGEFGATLMFAGNIPGKTQTIPTAIYIAIESGEMNLAWAWVAVTMVLSFFLLLCATSFKSN; from the coding sequence ATGACAGAGTTTTGGTCACCGGTTTGGCTGTCGATAAAAGTGGCATTCGTTTCCGAAGTCATCGTCTTCTTTTTTGGGATTGTTATCGCGAAATGGATGGCGCGCCGCCGGTTTAGAGGAAAAATCGTGATCGAAACGTTGCTGATGCTGCCGCTTGTGCTTCCGCCATCGGTCGTTGGCTTCTTGTTAATTATTCTGTTTGGAAAAAACAGCGTGATCGGAAAGGGAATTGAAGCTTTGTTTCACGCGCCGATTATGTTTACATGGTACGCGGCGGTCATCGCCTCTAGCGTCGTTTCTTTCCCGCTCATGTACCAATCAGCAAAGGCGGGATTGGAAGCAATCGATGAAATGATTGAGGGAGCGGCGCGCATCGATGGGGCAAATGAATATCAAGTTTTTTGGCATATATCGATTCCGCTTGCGAAAAGAGCGCTTATTTCCGGGGCGGTTTTGGCTTTTGCCCGAAGTCTTGGCGAATTCGGCGCTACATTGATGTTCGCCGGAAATATCCCTGGGAAGACACAAACGATTCCGACAGCAATTTACATAGCAATTGAATCGGGGGAAATGAATTTGGCATGGGCGTGGGTTGCGGTGACAATGGTGTTGTCATTTTTCTTATTATTATGTGCGACAAGCTTTAAGTCTAATTGA
- the ric gene encoding iron-sulfur cluster repair di-iron protein gives MEKRFTEQSIIGDIVTQFPKASDIFRSYKIDFCCGGQRPLKEAIEERNLDGEAILEQLNTLYSKSLEKDEKNWSEASYSELIDHIIAKHHRYLAEELPQLSPYVTKVLRVHGANHPHLAQVHKLFNKLKTELEQHTIKEETYAFPLILRFEKTPTPENRKTAQQAIRELVDEHDSAGDIIKTLRKITNDFAPPEDACRTYRLVYHRLEALEKDLLEHIHLENNILFPRVLNETKTSR, from the coding sequence ATGGAAAAACGATTTACAGAACAATCGATCATCGGTGATATCGTAACACAATTTCCAAAAGCAAGCGATATTTTCCGATCATACAAAATCGATTTTTGCTGCGGCGGGCAGCGCCCGTTAAAAGAAGCAATCGAAGAACGAAATTTGGATGGCGAAGCAATATTAGAGCAACTAAATACGCTTTATTCGAAATCGCTTGAAAAAGACGAAAAAAATTGGTCGGAAGCGTCTTACAGCGAACTGATCGACCATATTATTGCAAAACATCACCGCTACTTGGCGGAAGAACTTCCACAGCTTAGCCCTTACGTGACAAAAGTGCTCCGTGTTCACGGAGCAAACCATCCGCATCTAGCACAAGTTCATAAGTTGTTTAACAAACTGAAAACAGAGCTCGAACAGCATACGATCAAAGAAGAAACTTACGCTTTTCCGCTTATTTTGCGTTTTGAAAAAACTCCGACTCCGGAAAACAGAAAAACGGCGCAGCAAGCGATCCGTGAACTTGTCGATGAACATGACTCCGCTGGCGATATCATCAAAACGCTTCGCAAGATTACGAATGACTTTGCACCGCCAGAAGATGCATGCCGAACATATCGTCTTGTCTATCATCGATTAGAAGCGCTTGAGAAAGATTTATTGGAACATATCCATTTGGAAAATAACATTTTATTCCCTCGCGTCCTTAACGAGACAAAAACGTCCCGGTAA
- a CDS encoding hemerythrin domain-containing protein, whose translation MGGPSLRKLEAHRSIHNGAFIEAKHLTELLEKLYNDGREEHLGEVADALVEHWEKRVIAHAQAEEEGFYQEKVEEDNSLFEKVAMLKRDHDLMRYLIEEVKQLLAQRIDKEVLTRFHALLHINRRHSADEEKFLF comes from the coding sequence ATGGGCGGTCCATCCTTGCGAAAATTAGAGGCGCATCGTTCCATTCATAACGGCGCATTTATCGAGGCGAAACATCTGACGGAGCTGCTTGAGAAGCTATATAACGATGGACGAGAGGAGCATCTTGGCGAGGTTGCCGATGCGCTTGTGGAACATTGGGAAAAGAGAGTCATTGCCCATGCGCAGGCGGAAGAAGAAGGATTTTATCAGGAAAAAGTAGAGGAAGACAATAGCTTGTTCGAAAAAGTGGCGATGTTAAAGCGTGACCATGATTTAATGAGATATTTGATTGAAGAAGTGAAACAATTATTAGCGCAACGAATCGACAAAGAGGTACTCACCCGATTTCATGCGCTTTTGCATATTAACCGTAGGCATAGTGCCGACGAAGAAAAATTTTTATTTTAG
- the moaA gene encoding GTP 3',8-cyclase MoaA: protein MDTRESVIVDQWNRPLRDLRISVTDQCNFRCVYCMPAEIFGPNFRFLREDELLTIEEMTLLAKIFAELGVEKIRITGGEPLLRRDLDVFIERLMRIPGIRDIALTTNGIHLVKWAKRLKEAGLKRVNVSLDALDDEVFKKMNGVGVGVKPVLKGIEAAEKAGLGVKVNMVVKKGMNDSQIIPMASYFKERGITLRFIEFMDVGTTNGWDFSHVVTKKEIYELLQQMHPLEPVEKAYFGEVASRYRYVGTNVEVGFIASVTESFCRSCTRARISADGTLYTCLFATSGVSLKEKLRSGADKEEIKNIIASTWHTRTDRYSDERTEQTAKTRKKIEMSYIGG from the coding sequence ATGGACACAAGAGAATCGGTGATCGTCGACCAATGGAACCGTCCGCTTCGCGATTTGCGCATTTCTGTGACAGACCAATGTAATTTCCGCTGTGTATATTGCATGCCGGCAGAAATTTTTGGCCCGAATTTCCGTTTTTTGCGTGAAGACGAATTATTAACGATCGAGGAAATGACGTTGCTTGCGAAAATTTTTGCAGAACTTGGCGTGGAAAAAATCCGCATCACAGGGGGAGAACCATTGCTGCGCCGTGACTTGGACGTATTCATTGAGCGATTGATGCGCATTCCCGGCATCCGCGATATTGCCCTTACAACGAATGGGATTCATTTAGTGAAATGGGCCAAACGTTTGAAAGAGGCGGGACTGAAGCGTGTCAACGTCAGTTTGGACGCGCTTGATGACGAAGTGTTTAAAAAAATGAACGGGGTTGGCGTCGGGGTCAAGCCGGTGTTGAAAGGAATTGAAGCAGCCGAGAAGGCAGGTCTTGGTGTAAAAGTGAACATGGTTGTGAAAAAAGGCATGAACGATTCGCAAATTATCCCGATGGCTTCTTATTTCAAGGAACGGGGCATTACGCTTCGCTTTATCGAATTTATGGACGTTGGCACGACAAACGGTTGGGATTTTTCCCATGTCGTCACGAAAAAAGAAATATATGAACTTTTGCAGCAAATGCATCCGCTGGAGCCGGTGGAAAAAGCTTACTTTGGCGAGGTGGCAAGCCGCTACCGCTACGTCGGCACGAACGTGGAAGTCGGGTTTATCGCTTCGGTGACGGAATCGTTTTGCCGCAGCTGCACGCGAGCGCGTATTTCCGCCGATGGCACGCTGTATACATGTTTGTTTGCCACAAGCGGTGTATCATTGAAAGAAAAGCTGCGTTCTGGGGCGGATAAAGAGGAGATTAAAAATATTATTGCATCAACGTGGCATACGCGGACGGACCGCTACTCCGACGAACGGACAGAGCAAACGGCAAAAACGCGGAAAAAAATTGAAATGTCTTATATTGGCGGATAA
- the narI gene encoding respiratory nitrate reductase subunit gamma, which yields MSLLDQFLWVIYPYLMLTLFVVGHIYRYNTDQFGWSAKSSEFLESRRLRWGSILFHWGIIFVFFGHVAGILVPKPFYETIGITDEMYHFGAVWFGGAAGVATVIGVLLMLWRRLSVRRIFRNSSKSDFLALFLLTIVILTGFTNTVGYTATGGTFDYRDTIGPWFRGILTFRPLPQLVSDAPLGFQIHIITALLLFGIWPFTRLVHVWSVPLTYLNRHYVVYRRMRAKKI from the coding sequence ATGAGTTTACTTGATCAATTTCTTTGGGTAATTTATCCGTATCTCATGCTTACGTTATTTGTCGTTGGTCATATTTACCGTTATAATACAGATCAATTTGGCTGGTCGGCAAAATCAAGTGAGTTTCTTGAAAGCAGACGGCTGCGATGGGGAAGTATTCTTTTTCATTGGGGAATTATATTTGTTTTTTTCGGTCACGTAGCTGGGATACTGGTGCCAAAACCATTTTATGAAACAATCGGAATTACGGATGAGATGTATCACTTCGGGGCGGTTTGGTTCGGCGGCGCAGCTGGGGTCGCGACGGTCATCGGCGTTCTGTTGATGCTATGGCGGAGGTTAAGCGTTCGTCGTATTTTCCGCAACAGCAGCAAAAGTGATTTCCTTGCATTGTTTCTGTTAACCATCGTCATTTTAACGGGATTTACCAATACAGTAGGATATACCGCTACGGGAGGAACGTTTGATTATCGCGATACGATTGGCCCATGGTTCCGAGGCATTTTAACGTTTCGGCCGCTGCCCCAACTGGTAAGCGATGCCCCGTTAGGATTCCAAATTCATATTATTACCGCCTTATTGCTGTTTGGCATCTGGCCGTTTACCCGTCTTGTCCATGTTTGGAGCGTTCCGCTGACGTATTTAAATAGACATTATGTTGTATATCGCCGCATGCGTGCAAAGAAGATTTAA
- a CDS encoding Crp/Fnr family transcriptional regulator yields MVAVKTLDNHDRFAHLRELVRSAKHTVKMRKGTFLFQEGMDAAELYLILSGKVQISKIGADGKEMCFRICGPGEIIGELTLFTAEPRYLLTAKVIEDGEVAAIKKDDLEQQLLTNPALTYEYMQWVSMHARRTQTKFRDLIMHGKKGALYSTLIRMCNSYGVKLDNGSILIDLTLKNQDLANFCGTTRESVNRMLNALKQQGVLSIKKGKITIHDLDYLKQEIQCENCPVDICCIE; encoded by the coding sequence ATGGTTGCAGTCAAAACATTAGACAACCACGACCGTTTTGCGCATTTGCGGGAATTGGTCCGTTCCGCGAAGCATACAGTCAAAATGCGGAAAGGAACGTTTTTATTCCAAGAAGGGATGGACGCAGCTGAACTATATCTTATTCTTTCAGGCAAAGTGCAAATAAGTAAAATTGGCGCCGACGGAAAAGAGATGTGTTTTCGCATTTGCGGCCCTGGAGAAATTATCGGCGAGCTAACATTGTTTACAGCAGAACCTCGCTATTTATTAACAGCAAAAGTGATCGAAGATGGCGAAGTAGCAGCCATTAAAAAAGATGATTTAGAGCAGCAGCTCTTAACCAACCCTGCGCTTACCTATGAATATATGCAGTGGGTTAGCATGCACGCGCGGCGGACGCAAACAAAATTTCGCGATTTAATTATGCATGGCAAAAAAGGAGCGCTGTATTCCACGCTTATCCGCATGTGCAACAGCTATGGCGTCAAGCTGGATAACGGAAGCATCCTCATCGACTTAACGCTGAAAAACCAAGATTTGGCCAACTTTTGCGGCACCACCCGCGAAAGCGTCAACCGCATGCTAAACGCGTTAAAGCAGCAAGGCGTTCTTTCCATTAAAAAAGGAAAAATTACGATCCACGACCTCGACTATTTAAAGCAGGAAATTCAATGCGAAAACTGTCCGGTGGATATTTGTTGCATTGAATAA
- the narJ gene encoding nitrate reductase molybdenum cofactor assembly chaperone, whose translation MEEHRKIFKIASILLQYPEQEWIGDEQLFHEISSLSNESVGKLFMQFLDYLTTNEIETLCEIYVNTFDFSDKTTMYLTYHLFGDQKERGQAFLKLKEEFRNAGFDLLDEELPDYLPVVLEFASVAPEEHAKRMLLIHKTTIDKIAEELKLANNPYYLVMNGCVTGIVAFLEEKKAS comes from the coding sequence ATGGAAGAGCACCGGAAAATTTTTAAAATCGCTTCGATTTTGCTGCAGTACCCGGAACAAGAGTGGATCGGTGATGAACAATTATTCCATGAAATTTCTTCGCTAAGCAATGAAAGCGTCGGGAAACTGTTTATGCAGTTTCTGGACTATTTAACGACAAACGAAATAGAGACGTTATGCGAAATATATGTGAATACGTTTGATTTTAGCGATAAAACCACAATGTATTTAACTTATCATCTATTTGGCGATCAGAAAGAGCGCGGCCAAGCCTTTTTAAAACTAAAAGAAGAGTTTCGCAACGCCGGTTTCGATCTATTGGATGAGGAGCTGCCAGACTATTTGCCAGTCGTTTTAGAATTTGCGTCTGTCGCTCCCGAAGAGCATGCAAAGAGGATGCTTCTTATTCATAAAACAACCATTGATAAAATTGCAGAGGAACTAAAATTAGCGAATAATCCGTATTATCTTGTCATGAATGGTTGTGTAACAGGAATCGTTGCATTTTTAGAGGAGAAAAAAGCTTCTTAA
- the narH gene encoding nitrate reductase subunit beta gives MRIRAQFGMVMNLDKCIGCHTCSITCNNTWTNRPGAEYMWWNNVETKPGIGYPKEWENQDLRKGGWVLKDGKLELRAGGRVNKLLNIFYNPDMTPIDDYYEPWTYDYENLINSPEKQHQPVARPKSQLTGEYMEITWGPNWEDDLAGVYETGKRDPNIKGIEEKVKFEFEQTFMMYLPRICEHCLNPPCVSSCPSGAIYKRDEDGIVLVDHDACRSWRFCMTGCPYKKVYFNWKTHKAEKCTFCFPRIETGQPTICSETCVGRLRYIGIVFYDLDKVEAAASVKDEKDLYQAHLDVFLNPYDPEVIKAAREAGYTDDWIEAAQRSPVYKLAVEQKIALPLHPEYRTLPMVWYIPPLSPIMGAFDGGLDDINAHVIFPAIDQMRIPIEYLANLLAAGDTEVIRAVLKKMVAMRSYMRAVNLGKEPDKSILDKVGMDEHTVKEMYKLSAVAKYSDRYVIPSSHREKADNMFYGQGAVGYEFMESCSGCSGYDAENFHQFYWSDIDGRAPENF, from the coding sequence TTGAGGATTAGGGCACAATTTGGGATGGTGATGAATTTAGATAAATGCATCGGCTGCCATACATGCAGCATTACATGCAATAATACGTGGACGAATCGTCCCGGAGCGGAGTACATGTGGTGGAACAACGTAGAAACAAAACCGGGAATCGGTTACCCGAAAGAGTGGGAGAATCAAGATTTACGTAAAGGCGGATGGGTGCTCAAAGACGGGAAGCTCGAGCTGCGTGCCGGCGGCCGGGTGAATAAACTGCTAAATATTTTCTATAATCCGGACATGACCCCGATTGACGATTATTATGAGCCTTGGACATATGACTATGAAAATTTAATTAACAGCCCGGAAAAACAACATCAGCCTGTTGCCAGACCAAAATCGCAGCTGACAGGTGAATATATGGAAATTACGTGGGGGCCGAACTGGGAAGACGACTTGGCGGGAGTATATGAAACAGGAAAACGCGATCCGAACATAAAAGGCATTGAAGAGAAAGTAAAGTTCGAATTTGAGCAAACGTTTATGATGTATTTGCCGCGTATTTGCGAGCATTGCTTAAATCCGCCTTGTGTTTCCTCCTGTCCATCGGGCGCCATTTATAAACGGGATGAAGACGGCATTGTGCTCGTCGATCATGATGCGTGCCGAAGCTGGCGTTTTTGTATGACGGGATGCCCGTATAAAAAAGTGTATTTTAATTGGAAAACACATAAAGCGGAAAAATGTACATTTTGTTTTCCACGCATTGAGACCGGTCAGCCGACGATCTGTTCAGAAACATGCGTCGGGCGGCTCCGCTATATCGGCATTGTTTTTTATGACCTAGATAAAGTGGAGGCTGCTGCTTCGGTTAAGGATGAAAAAGATTTATATCAAGCCCACTTAGATGTATTTCTTAATCCGTATGATCCGGAAGTGATCAAAGCGGCGCGTGAAGCAGGATATACCGATGATTGGATTGAAGCGGCACAACGCTCCCCGGTTTACAAATTGGCGGTGGAACAAAAAATTGCGCTTCCGCTTCATCCTGAGTATCGCACATTGCCAATGGTTTGGTATATTCCGCCGCTAAGCCCAATCATGGGAGCATTTGACGGCGGATTGGACGACATTAATGCTCACGTCATTTTTCCAGCGATTGATCAAATGCGCATTCCGATTGAATATTTGGCGAACTTGCTTGCAGCAGGAGATACGGAAGTGATTCGCGCGGTGTTGAAAAAAATGGTGGCGATGCGAAGTTATATGCGCGCCGTGAACTTGGGGAAAGAACCGGATAAGAGCATATTAGATAAAGTGGGAATGGATGAACATACGGTGAAAGAAATGTACAAGCTTTCCGCTGTTGCGAAATATTCCGACCGCTATGTGATTCCATCTTCGCATCGCGAGAAGGCAGACAATATGTTTTACGGACAAGGAGCAGTCGGTTATGAATTTATGGAATCTTGTTCCGGCTGTTCGGGATATGACGCGGAAAACTTTCATCAATTTTATTGGAGTGATATCGATGGAAGAGCACCGGAAAATTTTTAA